Proteins from one Salmonella bongori NCTC 12419 genomic window:
- the hydN gene encoding electron transport protein HydN has translation MNRFIIADASKCIGCRTCEVACVVSHQENQDCASLTPESFLPRIHVIKGVNVSTATLCRQCEDAPCANVCPNGAISRDKGFVHVMQERCIGCKTCVVACPYGAMKVVVRPVVRNSGAGLNVRAEKAEANKCDLCHHREAGPACMEACPTHALICVDRNKLEQISAEKRRRAALDSTASLLF, from the coding sequence ATGAACCGTTTCATCATTGCAGACGCGAGTAAATGTATTGGTTGTCGTACCTGTGAAGTGGCTTGCGTGGTATCCCATCAGGAAAATCAGGATTGCGCATCGCTGACCCCTGAATCTTTTTTACCGCGTATCCACGTCATTAAAGGCGTGAACGTCTCTACAGCGACGTTGTGCCGCCAGTGTGAAGACGCGCCGTGCGCCAACGTTTGTCCGAATGGCGCTATCAGCCGCGATAAAGGCTTTGTTCATGTGATGCAGGAACGCTGCATAGGTTGTAAAACCTGCGTGGTCGCATGTCCTTATGGCGCAATGAAAGTGGTGGTACGTCCGGTGGTTCGCAACAGTGGCGCGGGTCTCAACGTGCGTGCAGAGAAAGCGGAAGCGAATAAGTGCGACCTGTGCCATCACCGTGAAGCGGGGCCGGCCTGTATGGAGGCTTGCCCAACCCACGCGCTGATTTGCGTCGATCGTAACAAGCTCGAACAGATCAGTGCGGAAAAACGCCGTCGCGCGGCGCTCGATTCCACCGCGTCTTTG
- the hycI gene encoding hydrogenase maturation peptidase HycI, translating to MTDVLLCVGNSMMGDDGAGPLLAEMCAAQPKGDWVVIDGGSAPENDIVAIRELRPSRLLIVDATDMGLNPGEIRIIDPDDIAEMFMMTTHNMPLNYLVDQLKEDVGEVIFVGIQPDIVGFYYPMTQPIKEAVESLYQRLEGWEGHGGFAEL from the coding sequence GTGACTGACGTTTTACTCTGTGTCGGCAATAGCATGATGGGTGACGATGGCGCGGGGCCGCTGCTGGCAGAAATGTGCGCCGCGCAACCGAAAGGCGACTGGGTGGTGATTGACGGCGGCAGCGCGCCGGAAAATGACATTGTTGCGATTCGCGAGCTGCGTCCCTCTCGTCTGCTGATTGTCGACGCGACCGATATGGGGCTTAATCCGGGCGAAATCCGCATCATTGATCCGGATGACATTGCCGAAATGTTTATGATGACCACCCACAACATGCCGCTCAACTATCTGGTCGATCAGCTTAAAGAAGACGTGGGCGAGGTGATTTTTGTTGGCATCCAGCCGGATATCGTCGGGTTTTATTATCCGATGACCCAGCCGATTAAAGAGGCGGTCGAAAGCCTCTATCAGCGGCTGGAAGGCTGGGAAGGTCACGGCGGATTTGCCGAACTGTAA
- a CDS encoding formate hydrogenlyase maturation HycH family protein, whose product MSETVVFSQLSRKFIDENDATPAEAQQVVYYSLAIGHHLGVIDCLEAALTCPWDDYLAWIATLETGSEARRKMEGVPKYGEIVIDSNHVSMLANAFDKARALQTPQQQEWSKLMLSMLHDIHQESAIYLMVRRHRD is encoded by the coding sequence ATGAGTGAAACGGTGGTGTTCAGTCAACTGAGCCGTAAGTTTATTGATGAGAACGATGCCACGCCCGCCGAGGCGCAGCAGGTTGTCTATTACAGCCTGGCGATTGGTCACCACCTGGGGGTCATCGATTGTCTGGAAGCCGCGCTCACCTGTCCATGGGACGACTATCTGGCATGGATTGCGACTCTTGAAACGGGGAGCGAAGCGCGTCGTAAAATGGAGGGCGTGCCGAAGTACGGCGAAATCGTCATCGACAGCAACCATGTGTCGATGCTGGCGAATGCCTTTGATAAAGCGCGTGCGTTACAAACGCCGCAGCAGCAGGAGTGGAGCAAACTGATGCTCAGTATGCTGCATGATATTCACCAGGAAAGCGCTATCTATTTGATGGTGAGGAGACACCGTGACTGA
- the hycG gene encoding formate hydrogenlyase subunit HycG has product MSNLLGPRDANGIPVPMTVDESIASMKASLLKNIKRSAYVYRVDCGGCNGCEIEIFATLSPLFDAERFGIKVVPSPRHADILLFTGAVTRAMRSPALRAWQSAPDPKICISYGACGNSGGIFHDLYCVWGGTDKIVPVDVYIPGCPPTPAATLYGFAMALGLLEQKIHARAPGELDDQAAEILHPDMVQPLRVKVDREARRLAGYRYGRQIADDYMTQLGQGEQQVARWLEAENDPRLTEIVNHLNHVVEEARIR; this is encoded by the coding sequence ATGAGCAATTTATTAGGCCCGCGTGACGCTAATGGTATCCCCGTTCCGATGACGGTGGATGAGTCCATCGCCAGCATGAAAGCGTCTTTACTGAAAAATATTAAGCGTTCGGCGTATGTCTATCGTGTGGACTGCGGCGGCTGTAACGGCTGCGAAATTGAAATCTTCGCCACGCTGTCGCCGTTGTTTGACGCCGAGCGTTTCGGTATTAAAGTTGTACCGTCCCCGCGCCACGCGGATATTCTGCTGTTCACCGGCGCGGTGACCCGGGCGATGCGTTCTCCGGCGCTGCGCGCCTGGCAATCGGCACCGGACCCAAAAATTTGTATCTCGTATGGTGCCTGTGGCAACAGTGGCGGTATCTTCCACGATCTGTACTGCGTCTGGGGCGGCACCGATAAAATCGTGCCGGTAGATGTGTATATTCCTGGTTGCCCGCCAACGCCTGCGGCAACGCTGTATGGCTTTGCGATGGCGCTGGGATTACTGGAACAAAAAATCCACGCCCGTGCGCCCGGCGAGCTTGACGATCAGGCGGCAGAGATCCTGCATCCGGATATGGTACAGCCGCTGCGCGTGAAGGTCGATCGTGAAGCCCGCCGCCTGGCCGGTTATCGTTATGGTCGCCAGATTGCTGATGATTATATGACGCAGTTAGGGCAGGGGGAGCAGCAGGTGGCGCGTTGGCTGGAAGCGGAAAACGATCCGCGTCTGACCGAGATCGTCAATCATCTTAACCATGTCGTTGAAGAGGCGCGTATCCGATGA
- a CDS encoding formate hydrogenlyase complex iron-sulfur subunit has product MFTFIKKVIKTGAATSSYPLEPIAVDKNFRGKPEHNPQQCIGCAACVNACPSNALTVETDLATGELAWQFNLGRCIFCARCEEVCPTAAIKLSQEYELAVWKKEDFLQQSRFTLCHCRVCERPFAVQKEIDYAIALLRHNGDSRAENHRESFETCPDCKRQKCLVPSDRIELTRHMNEAI; this is encoded by the coding sequence ATGTTTACCTTTATCAAAAAAGTCATCAAAACCGGCGCGGCGACGTCGTCTTACCCGCTGGAGCCGATTGCGGTTGATAAAAACTTTCGCGGCAAGCCGGAGCATAATCCGCAGCAGTGCATTGGCTGTGCCGCCTGTGTCAATGCCTGCCCGTCGAACGCCCTGACGGTGGAAACCGATTTGGCAACGGGCGAGCTGGCCTGGCAGTTTAACCTCGGGCGTTGCATCTTCTGTGCCCGCTGTGAGGAAGTCTGCCCGACGGCGGCAATTAAGCTGTCTCAGGAGTACGAGCTGGCGGTATGGAAAAAAGAAGATTTTCTACAGCAGTCCCGCTTTACGCTGTGTCACTGTCGCGTTTGCGAGCGGCCTTTCGCGGTGCAAAAAGAGATTGATTACGCTATTGCGCTGCTCAGGCACAACGGCGATAGCCGTGCGGAAAATCACCGTGAAAGCTTTGAAACCTGCCCGGACTGTAAGCGTCAGAAATGCCTGGTGCCGTCTGACCGTATTGAACTGACTCGCCATATGAATGAGGCCATCTGA
- the hycE gene encoding formate hydrogenlyase subunit HycE translates to MSEEKLGQHYLAALHQAFPGVVVDEAWQTKDQLTITVKVNYLPEVVEFLYYKQGGWLSVLFGNDERQLCGHYAVYYVMSMEQGQKCWVTVRVEVDANTLEFPSVTPRVPAAVWGEREVRDMYGLRPVGLPDERRLVLPDDWPDELYPLRKDSMDYRQRPAPTTDAETYEFINELGDKKNNVVPIGPLHVTSDEPGHFRLFVDGENIIDADYRLFYVHRGMEKLAETRMGYNEVTFLSDRVCGICGFAHSTAYTTSVENAMGIQVPERAQMIRAILLEVERLHSHLLNLGLACHFTGFDSGFMQFFRVRETSMKMAEILTGARKTYGLNLIGGIRRDLLKEDMIQTRQLAQQMRRDVQELVDMLLSTPNMEQRTVGIGRLDPEIARDFSNVGPMVRASGHARDTRADHPFVGYGLLPMEVHSEQGCDVISRLKVRINEVYTSLNMIDFGLDNLPGGPLMVEGFTYIPHRFALGFAEAPRGDDIHWSMTGDNQKLYRWRCRAATYANWPTLRYMLRGNTVSDAPLIIGSLDPCYSCTDRMTVVDVRKKKSKVVPYKELERYSIERKNSPLK, encoded by the coding sequence ATGTCTGAAGAAAAATTAGGTCAACATTATCTGGCCGCGTTGCACCAGGCGTTTCCTGGCGTTGTAGTGGACGAAGCCTGGCAGACCAAAGATCAACTGACCATCACCGTGAAGGTGAACTATCTGCCGGAGGTGGTTGAGTTTCTGTATTACAAACAGGGCGGCTGGCTGTCGGTACTGTTTGGCAACGATGAACGTCAGCTCTGTGGCCATTATGCGGTTTACTACGTGATGTCGATGGAACAGGGCCAGAAGTGCTGGGTAACGGTACGCGTAGAAGTGGATGCTAATACCCTGGAGTTTCCGTCGGTGACGCCGCGCGTGCCGGCTGCTGTCTGGGGGGAGCGTGAAGTCCGCGATATGTACGGTCTGCGACCCGTAGGCCTGCCGGATGAACGTCGTCTGGTGCTGCCGGACGACTGGCCGGATGAGCTCTATCCGCTGCGTAAAGACAGCATGGATTATCGTCAGCGCCCGGCGCCGACAACCGATGCTGAAACCTATGAGTTCATCAACGAACTGGGCGATAAGAAGAACAATGTGGTGCCGATTGGTCCGCTGCATGTCACTTCTGATGAACCGGGCCATTTCCGTCTGTTCGTTGATGGCGAAAACATTATTGATGCCGACTATCGTCTGTTCTACGTCCACCGTGGGATGGAAAAGCTGGCGGAAACCCGGATGGGTTACAACGAAGTGACCTTCCTGTCGGACCGCGTGTGCGGCATCTGTGGTTTTGCCCACAGTACTGCTTACACCACCTCCGTGGAGAACGCGATGGGTATTCAGGTGCCAGAGCGCGCGCAGATGATTCGCGCTATTTTGCTGGAAGTGGAACGTCTGCACTCGCATCTGCTGAACCTCGGCCTGGCCTGTCACTTCACAGGGTTTGACTCCGGCTTCATGCAGTTCTTCCGCGTGCGCGAAACCTCCATGAAGATGGCGGAAATCCTCACCGGGGCGCGTAAAACCTACGGTCTTAACCTGATCGGCGGGATTCGCCGCGATCTGCTGAAAGAGGACATGATCCAGACCCGTCAACTGGCGCAGCAGATGCGTCGTGACGTGCAGGAGCTGGTGGACATGCTGCTCAGCACGCCGAACATGGAGCAGCGTACCGTTGGTATCGGTCGTCTGGATCCGGAAATTGCGCGTGATTTCAGTAACGTCGGCCCAATGGTTCGCGCCAGCGGCCATGCGCGCGACACCCGTGCCGATCACCCGTTTGTGGGCTATGGGCTGCTGCCGATGGAGGTCCATAGCGAGCAGGGCTGCGATGTGATTTCACGTCTAAAAGTGCGTATCAATGAGGTGTACACCTCGCTGAACATGATCGACTTTGGCCTTGATAACCTGCCGGGCGGTCCGCTGATGGTGGAAGGCTTCACCTATATTCCGCATCGCTTTGCGTTGGGCTTTGCCGAAGCGCCGCGCGGTGATGATATCCACTGGAGTATGACCGGCGACAACCAGAAGCTGTACCGCTGGCGCTGCCGCGCAGCAACCTACGCCAACTGGCCGACCCTGCGTTATATGCTGCGTGGCAACACCGTTTCCGATGCGCCGCTGATCATCGGTAGCCTTGACCCTTGCTACTCCTGTACTGACCGCATGACCGTGGTTGATGTGCGTAAGAAGAAAAGCAAAGTTGTGCCGTATAAAGAGCTTGAGCGCTACAGCATTGAGCGTAAAAACTCGCCGCTGAAATAA
- a CDS encoding respiratory chain complex I subunit 1 family protein, whose protein sequence is MSVFYPLIQALVLFAVAPLLSGITRVARARLHNRRGPGVLQEYRDIIKLLGRQSIAPADSGWVFRLTPFVMVGVMLTIATALPVVTVGSPLPQLGDLITLIYLFAIARFFFSIAGLDTGSPFTAIGASREAMLGVLVEPILLLGLWVAAQVAGSTHISNITDTLYHWPFARSIPLVLALCACAFATFIEMGKLPFDLAEAEQELQEGPLTEYSGSGFAVLKWGISLKQLVVLQMFVGVFLPWGQMEVFSAGGLLLALVIAIVKLVLGVLVIALFENSMARLRFCATSRVTWAGFGFAFLAFVSLLAA, encoded by the coding sequence ATGAGTGTCTTTTATCCGTTAATTCAGGCGCTGGTGCTCTTCGCCGTTGCGCCGCTGTTGTCCGGTATTACCCGTGTGGCGCGTGCCCGTCTGCATAACCGTCGTGGACCTGGCGTGTTGCAGGAATATCGCGACATTATCAAATTGCTTGGTCGTCAAAGCATTGCGCCTGCTGATTCTGGCTGGGTTTTCCGCCTGACGCCGTTCGTGATGGTGGGCGTTATGCTGACCATCGCCACCGCGCTGCCGGTAGTGACCGTCGGGTCACCGCTGCCGCAGTTGGGCGATTTGATCACCCTGATTTATCTTTTTGCGATTGCCCGCTTTTTCTTCTCGATTGCCGGGCTGGATACGGGAAGCCCGTTTACCGCGATTGGCGCGAGCCGTGAAGCAATGCTGGGCGTGCTGGTTGAGCCTATCTTGTTGCTCGGCCTGTGGGTGGCGGCGCAGGTCGCCGGTTCGACCCATATCAGTAACATTACCGATACCCTTTATCACTGGCCTTTCGCGCGCAGTATTCCGCTGGTGTTAGCACTGTGCGCCTGTGCGTTCGCCACCTTTATCGAGATGGGCAAACTGCCGTTTGACCTTGCAGAAGCCGAGCAGGAGTTGCAGGAAGGTCCGCTAACCGAATACAGCGGCAGCGGCTTTGCGGTGCTGAAATGGGGCATCAGCCTGAAACAACTGGTGGTGCTGCAAATGTTCGTCGGTGTCTTTCTGCCGTGGGGGCAGATGGAAGTCTTTAGCGCTGGCGGTCTGTTGCTGGCGCTGGTCATTGCCATCGTTAAGCTGGTTCTCGGTGTGTTGGTCATCGCCCTGTTCGAAAACAGCATGGCGCGTCTGCGCTTTTGCGCCACTTCACGCGTGACCTGGGCCGGATTTGGGTTTGCGTTTTTAGCCTTCGTCTCCTTGCTGGCGGCGTGA
- the hycC gene encoding formate hydrogenlyase subunit 3, whose translation MSAISLINSGVSWFAAAAVLAFLFSFHKALSGWVAGVGGAVGSLYTAAAGFTVLTSATAVSGVMPFIGYTLQISPLNSVWLITLGLCGLFVSLFNIDWHRHPQVKANGLLINLLMAAAVCAVIASNLGTLVVMAEIMALAAVFLTGSSKEGKLWFALGRLGTLLLAMACWLVWQRYGTLDLALLDQRAQQLPLGSDIWLLGVIGFGLLAGIIPLHGWVPQAHANASAPAAALFSTVVMKIGLLGILSLSLIGGNAPLWWGVALLVLGMITAFVGGLYALMEHNIQRLLAYHTLENIGIILLGLGAGVTGIALDQPVLIALGLTGGLYHLLNHSLFKSVLFLGAGSIWFRTGHRDIEKLGGIGKRMPVISIAMLVGLMAMAALPPLNGFAGEWVIYQSFFRLGNSGAFVGRLLGPLLAVGLAITGALAVMCMAKVYGVTFLGAPRTREAENACCAPILMGVSVVALAICCVVGGVAAPWLLPMLTAAVPLPLETAHTTVSQPMITLLLVACPLLPFIIMAIFKGNRLPSRSRGAAWVCGYDHEQSMVITAHGFAMPVKEAFAPVLKLRKWLNPVSLVPGWQNAAAPVLFRRLALIELAVLVVIVVSRGA comes from the coding sequence ATGAGCGCGATTTCACTGATCAATAGCGGCGTGTCCTGGTTTGCCGCTGCCGCCGTACTGGCTTTTCTGTTTTCTTTTCATAAAGCGCTGAGCGGCTGGGTTGCGGGTGTTGGCGGCGCAGTCGGGAGTCTGTATACCGCCGCGGCGGGTTTTACCGTATTGACCAGCGCGACGGCGGTCAGCGGTGTGATGCCGTTTATTGGCTATACGCTGCAAATCAGCCCGTTGAATTCAGTCTGGCTGATTACGCTGGGGCTGTGCGGTCTGTTCGTCAGCCTGTTTAACATTGACTGGCATCGTCATCCGCAGGTGAAGGCCAACGGTCTGCTGATCAACCTGCTGATGGCGGCTGCGGTCTGCGCGGTGATTGCCAGCAATCTCGGCACGCTGGTGGTCATGGCGGAAATTATGGCGCTGGCTGCCGTGTTCCTGACCGGTAGCAGTAAAGAGGGCAAACTGTGGTTTGCGCTGGGCCGCCTCGGCACGCTGCTACTGGCGATGGCCTGCTGGCTGGTGTGGCAACGTTACGGCACGCTGGATCTGGCGCTGCTCGATCAGCGTGCGCAGCAGCTACCGTTGGGGTCTGATATCTGGCTACTTGGCGTCATCGGCTTTGGTCTGCTGGCCGGGATTATCCCGTTGCACGGCTGGGTGCCGCAGGCACATGCGAATGCCAGCGCGCCGGCAGCGGCGCTGTTCTCCACTGTGGTGATGAAAATCGGTCTGCTCGGCATTTTGTCCCTGTCGTTGATTGGTGGTAACGCACCGCTGTGGTGGGGTGTTGCGCTACTGGTACTTGGGATGATTACCGCTTTCGTTGGCGGACTGTATGCGCTAATGGAACACAATATTCAACGTCTGCTGGCGTATCACACGCTGGAAAATATCGGCATCATCCTGCTCGGTCTGGGCGCGGGTGTCACCGGTATTGCCCTTGATCAACCGGTGCTGATCGCATTGGGCCTGACCGGTGGTCTTTATCATCTGCTGAACCATAGCCTGTTCAAAAGCGTACTGTTTTTGGGCGCAGGGAGCATCTGGTTCCGTACCGGTCATCGCGATATTGAAAAGCTGGGCGGTATCGGCAAGCGGATGCCGGTCATTTCTATCGCCATGCTGGTGGGGCTGATGGCCATGGCAGCGTTGCCGCCGCTGAACGGCTTTGCCGGTGAGTGGGTGATTTATCAGTCCTTCTTCAGGCTGGGCAACAGCGGCGCGTTTGTTGGTCGCCTGTTAGGACCGCTACTGGCAGTCGGTCTGGCGATTACCGGTGCGCTGGCGGTAATGTGTATGGCGAAAGTCTATGGCGTAACCTTCCTCGGCGCGCCGCGCACGAGGGAAGCGGAAAATGCCTGCTGCGCACCGATCCTGATGGGCGTCAGCGTCGTGGCGCTGGCGATTTGCTGTGTGGTGGGCGGGGTTGCCGCGCCGTGGCTGTTGCCGATGCTTACCGCGGCGGTGCCGCTGCCGCTGGAAACTGCGCATACCACCGTCTCTCAGCCGATGATCACGCTGCTGCTGGTAGCCTGTCCGCTGCTGCCATTCATCATCATGGCCATTTTTAAAGGCAACCGTCTGCCATCGCGTTCACGCGGTGCGGCGTGGGTGTGTGGCTACGATCATGAACAGTCGATGGTGATTACCGCGCACGGTTTTGCGATGCCGGTTAAAGAAGCCTTTGCCCCAGTTCTTAAACTGCGCAAATGGCTGAATCCGGTCTCACTGGTGCCGGGCTGGCAAAACGCCGCAGCGCCAGTGCTGTTCCGTCGCCTGGCGCTGATTGAGCTGGCGGTGCTGGTGGTGATTGTGGTTTCCCGAGGAGCCTGA
- the hycB gene encoding formate hydrogenlyase subunit HycB, producing the protein MNRFVIADSTLCIGCHTCEAACSETHRQHGLQSMPRLKVMLNEKESAPQLCHHCEDAPCATVCPVNAINRVDGAVQLNESLCVSCKLCGIACPFGAIEFSGSRPLHIPANANTPKAPPAPPAPARVSTLLDWVPGVRAIAVKCDLCHFDEQGPACVRMCPTKALHLVNNMDIARASKRKRELTFNTDFGDLTLFQQAQSGDAK; encoded by the coding sequence GTGAATCGTTTTGTAATTGCTGACTCCACTCTCTGTATCGGCTGCCACACTTGTGAGGCCGCCTGTTCAGAGACGCATCGCCAGCACGGCTTGCAGTCTATGCCGCGCCTGAAAGTGATGCTTAATGAAAAAGAATCCGCACCGCAGCTTTGCCACCATTGCGAAGATGCGCCGTGTGCTACCGTCTGCCCGGTTAACGCAATTAACCGCGTTGATGGCGCCGTACAGCTTAATGAGAGCCTGTGCGTAAGCTGCAAACTGTGCGGTATTGCCTGCCCGTTTGGCGCGATTGAATTCTCCGGCAGCCGTCCGCTGCATATTCCGGCTAACGCCAATACGCCGAAAGCGCCGCCAGCGCCACCAGCGCCGGCCCGCGTCAGTACGCTGCTCGACTGGGTGCCCGGCGTACGCGCTATCGCAGTGAAATGCGACCTGTGCCACTTTGATGAACAAGGCCCGGCCTGCGTGCGGATGTGCCCAACCAAAGCCCTGCATCTGGTGAACAATATGGATATCGCCCGCGCCAGCAAACGTAAGCGTGAGCTGACATTCAATACTGACTTTGGCGATCTCACCTTGTTTCAGCAGGCTCAGAGTGGGGATGCAAAATGA
- the hycA gene encoding formate hydrogenlyase regulator HycA — MTIWEISEKADYIAQRHRRLQDQWHIYCNSLVQGITLSKARLHHAMSCAPEKDLCFVLFEHFRIYVALADGFNSHTIEYYVETKDGEDKQLIAQAQLDIDGKVDEKVNNRDREQVLEHYLEKIATVYDSLYAAVETNSPVNLSQLVKGQRPAV; from the coding sequence ATGACTATTTGGGAAATAAGCGAAAAGGCCGATTACATCGCGCAACGGCATCGTCGCCTACAGGACCAGTGGCATATTTACTGCAACTCGCTGGTCCAGGGGATCACCCTCTCGAAAGCACGCCTGCATCATGCGATGAGCTGCGCGCCGGAAAAAGATCTCTGCTTTGTCCTTTTTGAGCACTTTCGTATTTACGTCGCGTTGGCAGATGGTTTTAACAGCCACACCATTGAGTACTACGTTGAAACCAAAGATGGCGAAGATAAGCAATTGATTGCACAAGCACAGCTTGATATCGACGGCAAGGTTGACGAGAAGGTGAATAACCGCGATCGCGAGCAGGTGCTGGAGCACTATCTGGAAAAAATCGCCACGGTTTATGACAGCCTGTATGCCGCGGTAGAAACCAATTCGCCGGTCAATCTGAGCCAACTGGTCAAGGGACAGCGCCCGGCGGTATAA
- the hypA gene encoding hydrogenase maturation nickel metallochaperone HypA encodes MHEITLCQRALELIEQQASAYGAKRVTGVWIKIGAFSCVETSALSFCFDLVCRGTVAEGCKLHLEEQEAECWCEHCQQYVTLLTHRVRRCPQCHSDTLRIVADDGLQIRRIEIDEAEG; translated from the coding sequence ATGCACGAAATCACCCTATGCCAGAGGGCACTGGAATTGATTGAACAACAGGCTTCAGCATACGGTGCAAAACGTGTGACGGGCGTTTGGATCAAAATAGGCGCCTTTTCTTGCGTAGAAACCAGCGCTCTTTCCTTTTGTTTTGATCTGGTATGCCGCGGTACGGTAGCAGAAGGTTGTAAACTGCACCTCGAAGAACAGGAAGCCGAATGCTGGTGTGAGCATTGTCAACAATATGTCACGTTGTTGACACATCGTGTACGTCGTTGTCCGCAATGTCATAGCGATACGCTGCGTATTGTGGCCGACGATGGCTTACAAATTCGGCGCATAGAAATTGATGAAGCAGAAGGTTAA
- the hypB gene encoding hydrogenase nickel incorporation protein HypB, with protein MCTTCGCAEGNLYIEGDEHNPHSAFRSAPFAPASRPALNITGIKTAGFAPSQTAEGDLHYGHGEAGTHAPGMSQRRMLEVEIDVLDKNNRLAERNRARFATRQHLVLNLVSSPGSGKTTLLTETLMRLKDRVPCAVIEGDQQTVNDAARIRATGTPAIQVNTGKGCHLDAQMIADAAPRLPLDDNGILFIENVGNLVCPASFDLGEKHKVAVLSVTEGEDKPLKYPHMFAAASLMLLNKVDLLPYLNFDVEKCIASAREVNPDIDIILISATSGEGMDQWLAWLEAQRCA; from the coding sequence ATGTGTACGACTTGCGGTTGCGCTGAAGGCAACCTTTATATAGAAGGCGATGAGCATAATCCGCATTCAGCGTTTCGTAGCGCGCCCTTTGCCCCGGCGTCGCGTCCGGCGCTGAATATTACCGGAATTAAAACCGCCGGCTTCGCCCCCAGTCAGACCGCAGAAGGCGATCTGCATTATGGCCATGGTGAAGCCGGAACCCATGCGCCAGGTATGAGCCAACGGCGAATGCTGGAAGTTGAAATCGACGTGCTGGACAAAAACAACCGTCTGGCTGAGCGCAACCGTGCCCGTTTCGCCACTCGCCAGCATTTGGTACTCAACCTGGTCTCCAGCCCCGGCTCAGGTAAAACCACCCTGTTAACCGAAACACTCATGAGACTGAAAGACCGTGTACCCTGTGCAGTAATTGAAGGCGATCAGCAAACCGTCAATGACGCCGCGCGCATTCGTGCCACCGGTACACCGGCGATTCAGGTTAATACCGGCAAAGGCTGCCATCTTGATGCACAAATGATTGCCGATGCCGCGCCGCGTCTGCCGCTTGATGACAACGGTATTCTGTTTATTGAAAACGTCGGCAACCTTGTTTGCCCGGCCAGCTTCGACCTCGGCGAAAAACATAAAGTGGCGGTGCTCTCTGTCACCGAAGGCGAAGATAAGCCACTGAAATATCCGCATATGTTTGCCGCTGCCTCGCTGATGCTGCTCAACAAAGTGGATCTGCTGCCTTACCTTAATTTTGACGTTGAAAAATGTATTGCCAGCGCCCGCGAAGTGAACCCGGACATTGACATTATCCTGATTTCCGCCACCAGCGGCGAAGGGATGGATCAGTGGCTGGCCTGGCTGGAGGCACAGCGATGTGCATAG
- the hypC gene encoding hydrogenase 3 maturation protein HypC, which translates to MCIGVPGQIRAIDGNQAKVDVCGIQRDVDLTLVGNCDENGEPRIGQWVLVHVGFAMSVINEAEARDTLDALQNMFDVEPDVGALLYGEEK; encoded by the coding sequence ATGTGCATAGGCGTTCCGGGTCAGATCCGCGCCATTGACGGTAATCAGGCAAAGGTCGATGTTTGCGGCATTCAGCGCGACGTCGATCTCACGTTAGTCGGCAACTGTGATGAAAACGGCGAGCCACGTATCGGTCAGTGGGTGCTGGTTCATGTCGGCTTCGCCATGAGCGTAATTAATGAAGCGGAAGCGCGCGATACCCTCGACGCGCTACAAAACATGTTTGACGTTGAGCCGGATGTCGGCGCACTGCTGTATGGTGAGGAGAAATAA